The Festucalex cinctus isolate MCC-2025b chromosome 6, RoL_Fcin_1.0, whole genome shotgun sequence genomic sequence GCCCCCCCCCATTtgtcaatgaccaatcacagtgatTTCAGCACAGGGGTCATTCGGAACACAGTCCGTTGACGTGGCTCACGACACAAATGTCGCATCGTTGAGTTTTGTAAGTAAAAAGATTTACAGTGCAAAAATCTGAACGAGTCATTGTCAAGGGGCTCAAGTAAAAGaaggtattttttgcaaaactgTTTTGTTAATCCAGTAAAACGTGCGCGCACATGATTGACAGTTCACCTCGAGGGTAATGTAACTTATTTACATTCAATTCCTCGTTCCTGATATGTAAGTAGATACTCATTTCCATGTCATTTGAGCCTGAACGTTTAGACAGGATTCCGTTCTTACAGTAAACGCCACCCATTTGAAAAGCATGTCAACATCAGAGCACCTGGACTGGCCATCACTTCTACCTGGAGgccctgttgttgttttgagaCACTTTCTTCTGCGTGGTTCCACCTCGTACCTTCAAATGTCTTAAACTGTTCAGCTTGGACTGAGGTGCGAGTCCCCCAGTCGGGTTGACTGTCTGCAATGGCGTGGAAGTGTTCGCTCCCTTCCTGTAGCCCGGGCTGTGGCGGCGCGGCGAGCGGCTGGATCGCGTCTCGGCCCGCGTGAGGCCGGCGGCCGGCTGAAGCATTTGTCCATGCCAGTAGCGATGTCCTCCGATCACGGGGCCGGAGGCTCGCTGCGGGCGGTGGAAGCTACCCGGTTTGGCGATGACCACTTTGGTGCCTCTCAGCCTCCTATCGCGACCGGGAGATCTCGATAACGGGAACATCTGCGTAAAGTCAGGAAAGCCGAGTTAGCAGAAGTTATCATCCAATGCGTATCTTACAAGGAGTACCTCCTGGACTGTTACTTGGTACCACAATATTTTCACAGCTATGCTCAGTATTTCTTCAGAATAAATCTGAATGGAAGATATGTTAATATTTCTCGCCCTTTGCAGGTGATTGTCCAACGATCTCTTGCCGCAAAAAACATGAGTCACGTGAAGGGAGCGTCCATCCTGGCTGCCTATTTGAAGTTTCTGcccttcatcttcatcatcctccCTGGCATGATCAGCCGCGCTCTCTACCCAGGTTAGGACGAATGGATATGTTAAGCAGTGTTTTGATCCTTTTACGGGCGCTGTTTTGAGTGTTCAAAAGATGGCAAAGATGGTTTTATTCTGAAGGAAAAACAGTTGGCAGCCATGTAAACATGCTCTTTTCCCACTCGACCTCTGCTCCCTTAAATAGAAGCCGCTGTCGTCAGGGTAACAAAAGCTGGACTAGCCATAGATCCAATAGTGAATGGGGTGGGGTCAATAGTTGTTTACTTGTGTAAAACAGGACCTGCACCTAAAAATAGGTTGACTTCAGTTTAATAAGAAGAGGGCTACAATTCTTAATCATTGGGGTAATTTGACAAAAGCTTcaaattgtgaaaaaatatCTTTAATAACGGACACAGTCTCACCTGTCCCAAGCGCTTGTGCGGTTCGCCGTGGTCCTGCCTGCGCAGCTGCTGCGACTGGCGGATGAGGGCGGCGCCGTCCTCCGTCTGGCTGTGCGGCTCCCGCAGGTCCAGCATGCTCTGAGAGAGGCGGGCCATCATGTTGACGCCGTCCACGAGCCGGTGGCCGCGGCCGGACCCCACGCTCCCCCTGTCGGCCAACGGCTCGGCGGGCTTCTGCGGGGAGCAGTCGAAGTACTCCTCCTCGGACGCCGTGGAGGCACTGGACGGGTCGTCGGCGGCCGCCCGGTCGCACATGACCTTGGTGCTGTCCTGGCTGCCGTTGTCGTTGCTGCCCGAGTCGGCGCCCTCCTCCTTGGAGGTGACGCGGGCGAGGGCGGGCGGGGCATCGTCGTGGGAGGAGCTCTCCGCGATTTTAACCAGAGTGACCTGCGCTTCGGCGGTCTGGTCCGAGGGGGTTGGGTCGATTACTAGGTGCAGCGTCCGCCGTTTAGGGACGGGAGGGGCTGCTGCTGGCGTCTCTGGAGTTTTTCCCGAGTTGTCTGCCGGCTGAGGCTCTGCAGACGGAGTTTGTTGTGTCTCCTGTGTGAGAAGTGCATTGGGCTGCTgctggggcggcggcggggaccCTCTGGAATCTGCTGCATCATCGCTGTCTTTATTTGGAGTTGCATGTTCCTGCTTCTCCTTGTTGGTGGTACTCTTCAGAGCCGAGGTATCACCAGTCGCGGGTTGGCCTTTGGTGTCCTGACCGGGCTCCTTCGTCGGACTCGGCGGGGTCAGCGAGGAGCTGAAGCGAATGGCCTGACTGACCGCAAAGCGCTCGGACCTCTGCAAGTGAACCTGATTGGCTCGTTTCTCGTCCCTGATGTTGATGAAACCTATCACGTCGCTCGGTGGGTCCGGTTCGGGCCAGGTGGGGAGGTATGGGATCAGGTAGGCTTTCTCCATGTTGACCAACGCCGGATGTATCTGCGGCTCCTCGGCAACATCCTTGAGACGCCCCTTGGGGATTTTTAACCCGGCGGGGAGATGCGAGTTCTTATTGCTGGAATTCTGGTCGGAAGAAGTGGGGCTCGTGTGCGTTCCAGCTGCGACCAGCGCGTACTTGGGGTTGATGAGTTTCTTAGCAATGGTGGCCGGCACCACAACGGGGGCGGCCTGAGGGAGCGGGTCGGGAACGGGTTCGTCCACCATGGGAACTTTGCTGAGAGACACGCTGCGGGACAAGAGGAACAGTTCCCGGAACTGGAAGTCAAAAGTCTCCATGGCTTGTCCCGTGATCACTGTGATGAGGTTACGGTCCAAGCGGGACGAGGACCACGTGAAGCTGCAATtaacaaaaaacagacatcaTTAAACGCTAGTGTACCTTCGATAACTTAAATTTGGATTATCAAAAACTACAATTTAAAAGACTGTCCTGCCATTCTCCCAACAGAAGACATTTTTGATGTTGGTGGGCAATTAACTAGTTTTCActgtggtgatgtcatcatgcgctgcactttttttttctttttctttttttttctttttttaaattagggcttcatattgattctaatttcctcaatcgagtcacaagagttcagttcgattaaAATTTTTCCCAATTCAATTccattcacttcaattcaattcaattggatgttgattaattatggaacatcaattctccttaaatatcaaggacatgataaaaactccacaaacattaaattccaaatgaatTTTTGCGGAGGCAATAAGTGGTTAAaagatttaatttattaatgaacttaaaatgtgttataatcacttaaatcttacacaaacattgacatcagcaaagatgagatgaaaatatgttcataattctaattcaataattgtaaatataaatgaaaaagattctgaattgtcttaaagtacagtaagtcacgtctttcataaatgtatgaaaatacattttaattcatgtgaacagtacattttaagaaaacagtaggattaaaaaaaggcctttaaaattcatttttcttacaaatttatgggaaaaagagatattaaaataactgagtcttggttttatgaatcgatttgatattgattatttgatttatttatttttttacccatcGCTATTTTTTTATAGGCTAGAAGTGTTTTTGTAAATATGACTTTTGTACGtcttttgtacattttgtacgACTTTTGTATGTCTGTAGCGACAGAAGACAACATGTTCCAAATTACAtatttaatttatgtttttagATATGGCCAAGAAAATATCACTGCTGAGGAAAATACTTTCTCCAAGTTGTTCATATGTACATGCATGATAATACTTCCGACTCAATATAATCCAAAATATTATGCGTTTcgtttaaatattttcagacTAGCGTATGACTTCATATGTCCACATAAATTTGGGTGAAAATCATACCACAGTAATAGACCGGTTTCACACCTCTGTCGAGTGCACCGGTTGGCTGTGTTCGCCAGTCATTTCCGCAATAAAAGTCTCTTTTGTTTCCTTCTTACTGAGATGGTGAGGAGTGCCATCTAAATGACGGCAATTCCCAACGGCGTCATCCGGCATTTTTATAGCACAACAGACAGGAAACAAGTCCAAAATGAACAGTGCATGCAACACGTCACAGCAGTGACAGACtggaaaaaataattatgtttcAAGCAGGATCTAATTGTTTAATTTAACTGATGAAGAGATGCGGCCCAATACCTTTTTTCCATTTACTGCTTTATGGAGCTCACCTGTATGAACCGGAGATTGCTCTGTCTCCATCTACAAGGAGAAACCTCTGACTCAGGGACCCACGAACCTTCTGGGCCGAGCGTGTGAAGAACTCCACGCCTCCACAGCAGCGCACGCGGAGAttctaaacacacacaaaaaaaaatgttcacgtgAGAGATGATCTACTGAgtatacaaaaacatttttggttagCAAAGAGCGTGaatacacaaaacattttttttatgttgcttaAGCTAGGCGGACACTTCACTGGCACCTGTGTTGTGTTTACAGATGCTACAGGTTatctgtgtgcatgtgtgacacACCCTGCTGTGTTTGTCTTCTGCCCTGTGATAAAAGGGTGCGGTGCGAGCCGCTACGTCACCTCATGGGTAAAAGTTGCGGGCGAAATCACACGGGGAGAATAACGGCATAAAAGGTTATATATGTGAGAGATAAGACGGAGAGGTTGAAAGAGGGGAGTGATTATAGTTTATGTATGAGAAGTAAAGTAATGTTTGAAGTGTGGGTTTCAGGTGGTAATGTCTCCAGTCTGCCATACAATATTTGCAAAAGCAACATTtaagtgttttctgttactGCCCCGACCAGTTTCACTCGGAGAGGCGATGAATCACGAAGAAATGTAGCCTATAGCGAGCAACGAGCTGCTGCTTGTTGACCTTATTGCGGCCTTCAAGTGAGGACATGTTTCGCTTTGGCGTCTCATGCTTTctccctcaaatggaaacaggtGGGCGATACGGCTTCAGaataaaattctattttttttaactggtcttaatattttttaaatgcttaaaaatgttcatgttttgtacccaaaaaaaaaaatcatttgaataattatgatttcaattattgccaaaataatcgtgattattattttttccataatcgattAGCCCTACCCCAAGCATTAACTTACAGTTAACATTCCCTAAATATAGCTTTCACACTGCTAATTTTGCAACactgtttgtgctttttttaaactcattccaCTCTGTTCACATTTATGTTGATAGTGTAAGCAGTGCATTACGGAAGCTGTTtgataaaaatcttttttttttttccaagacaaacaaaatgtaatttatcaAAACATCGCCCAGTCCTACTGGAAAATACACTTATCAGTAGGAGCCATCTGGTCCACCAGTTCAAATCTCTGTTTATCAAAACATCATCTGTCTGTCTATCAGCGTGTGCGTGTACCTTTAGGTGTCCACGATGCATATCAGCTCGGCCACACATGGAAAGAAAAGAAGGCACTGCTGCCATGTCGATGATTATGTATACGGGAATTTTCCGTCTATAGGCGGCGTCCAGCAGGTCTCGAAAAATGTCCACGTCAGTGAAGGCGTCCATCACCACGGCTATCACCTGCACAGGCACAAACGGAACATAAATTATGTGTTTTTAGTATTCGACACCATATATTCATCAACAAACGGCCAAACAAAGATGAAAAGTTTGAGATATACACAAATAAGTTGGTAAGAGTGTGCATGCATGGATAAATATACACCACTTTGGGGAAGTTGAGCTTCTATTTTGTATTTGGCTCTCAAGTCACTATTCCAGTGGTTCAAAATTCCCCTTAATTAGAAAAACAAGTTTCCTGTGTTATTCCGCCTCAAACGCTGACCTATTAAGGTGGCATTTCATTTCAAGGCCTCAATCATGTGATTTCATGAATCATGATGTCATGTCTGTttttctgtgtttgtttttcaataagCACGGGCATGTTCTCGTCAGTCTTGTTTTGTGAATGCTTTGGCATGTGCGAAAGCAACACGTGTACGAGAACACCGTCCAGCGTATCAATCCTCGACAACTCCAAAGTCAGATGACAAGGCACGATGACCCAGTTATTTAGGTCAGAACTCAGCTGCAGCGCTCAGCACTGAGAATGGAGAAAACTGCTGAAGATGTCAAATCTCATGTGTAAATCATCTTTACTCCCATCAGACAGAGGTTTGACAACCCAGTGAGAAATCAGATACACATTTTAAACCTGAGTCGGGATCTGAAAAGTGATTCAAAATAAGAATTGCTTGTGCAATTGCTTTGAGAAAATAGTCTTGGTGATTTCTTTCAACCAAAGTGCAAGCATTTCCTCAGGCCAAACTCAATTTTGAAATTTAGATAATTAATCCCAAAATTAATTACATCAATCGGGACATAATTTGACCCTTTTTCATCCCTTGTGATGAAACTCAGCATCGATCAGAATCATCAGATTCTCTAATGTcaatgaaagaataaaaaatgtctaTGAAAGATGGTCCTGTGGTGTGGGGCGttatgatcattattattattaaaaaacaaaacaaacaaaaaacctatGCTTGGAAAAAACGGTTAACAATCGTAAATGTTAACACTGTTCAGGTTTGACAATGACAAAACCTTATGTGTTGGACACAAACAAATTTTGTGACATGATTTTGTGACATGAAACATAACGATAGCTAATTAGGAAGTAgcatagttagtttttttttgcttacatttcttcttctactatccCTGTGGCACAGTGCTGCCTTTCACAGGTCAGTAGTGGTATTACAATACATGTTGATGGCAATACTGTAAGTAAAGACTCTCgtggtgattattttttattggagagatgcaCAACTCCAAATATATATGTTCATAAAATCCCTTGAAAGAAAATGCCATAGTTTCATAAAGCGACAAGAAACGGAAACTCATTGCATCCCCTCTCGAATCGAGCCTACCACGTGGAATCAAATCATAATCCACACTTTGAAACTAATTTACTCAAGTAATTCGTTACTTCCCAACACGGGTGAAGTGAGTTGTAGTCACGTTTACCTTTTGGGCTGAAGCGATGCTCTTGCGCACGACCTCCTTGATATGCGACTGACCATAAGCGGGGGGCTGCGTGTAGACTGTCACGCGTGTCACCCCACGGTacgagatagcttcaggccaaCCGAGGTCCAGCTCCGCCACCGAGGCCTCGGACCGGTCCGGCCAGTACTGTAGCGACACCTCGCCGTCCAAAGCTCCATCCTCCCCGGACCCCGGTGTCGTGTTCCCCGCGTGTCCCCCGGTCGTCTCCGGTTTCTGGTGGTGCTCGTACCCAGGCCGGTAAAGCTCCGCCGTGTGGGAGATCCGCTCCAGTTCGGGTTCGGACAAAAACTCCCGGACTTTGTTCTCGTGTAGGTAGTCCGTGAGCGCACCACGACCCTGGGTGATGAGCTTCTCGAGAGCCAGCCGCTGGTTTTCACTGTAGAAGAACTCCGGCTTGCTCTCGCACACGCGCCAGTTGACGTGGTGGTCGTCCAGACATTGGATTTGAGACAAAGCCATGGCTTCCACGAATCCActtgtaaataaatagtttttgaAAAACACTGTCTATACTCGGCAGTCTAAACTACCCTGCTTTCATTCCGGTTCCGTCGTGAAACACACCGGTAAAAACTGTATTCCTCCGCCGTGGAACTTCTCATTTGAGGGAAAGCAAAAGTCCAAGTTACAAGGCGATAAACAAATACGAATGTAGACTTTCTCTCAAACAAACTCAAGGTGTTGTAAGAACAAAACTTCCCCCGCCTACAGCCACGCCTTACACCTGTCGAAGGGGGGCAGATACGAGACCGGCAGCACGGTTTTCCTGGGTCCGTCGAACATGGGGGAGGCGGGCAGCAGTCTGGCGGATCGGATGAGTGAATTTGTTGTCAACCCGTGACTCAAGTTAGAGCGGaacacggtaaaaaaaaaaaaaatcattaatctCCCGTCGTATACAAGTGTTGAAACAAATGGAGTGACTCAGTCTGACGAGACACTTTTTGTTTGCTCCGGGGGCCCAGCCGAGGGTGACGGTTGAGCTCCAtgaaaagcacacacacaaaaaaaaaaaaaaaaaaaagaagtcgcgGAATTTTGAGTGTCTACGTGGCACTTAtctacaaagaaaacaaaattcaCGAAGTTTAATCCAGTTTGAgccaaagtacaaaaaaaaaaaagatttattcgACGTCCTCCAAGAGAAAGCGTGAGGTGCCGGTGCGTGAGAACCTGGAATCCGGCAACGGAAGCTTGGATACCGGGGGACCGAGAGGCGGAGTGTCCGGTCGTTCATGGAGGACAAACTCCACCCTCTTTCTGGGAAGTGGGGGATAAACTTGTTGTCTCTCATCATTGGGCCTTGTATAAAATGTAGCTGTAATCGAGAATGAAAGCGATTAtttagaaaaaggaaaaaaa encodes the following:
- the fam83gb gene encoding protein FAM83G, which translates into the protein MALSQIQCLDDHHVNWRVCESKPEFFYSENQRLALEKLITQGRGALTDYLHENKVREFLSEPELERISHTAELYRPGYEHHQKPETTGGHAGNTTPGSGEDGALDGEVSLQYWPDRSEASVAELDLGWPEAISYRGVTRVTVYTQPPAYGQSHIKEVVRKSIASAQKVIAVVMDAFTDVDIFRDLLDAAYRRKIPVYIIIDMAAVPSFLSMCGRADMHRGHLKNLRVRCCGGVEFFTRSAQKVRGSLSQRFLLVDGDRAISGSYSFTWSSSRLDRNLITVITGQAMETFDFQFRELFLLSRSVSLSKVPMVDEPVPDPLPQAAPVVVPATIAKKLINPKYALVAAGTHTSPTSSDQNSSNKNSHLPAGLKIPKGRLKDVAEEPQIHPALVNMEKAYLIPYLPTWPEPDPPSDVIGFINIRDEKRANQVHLQRSERFAVSQAIRFSSSLTPPSPTKEPGQDTKGQPATGDTSALKSTTNKEKQEHATPNKDSDDAADSRGSPPPPQQQPNALLTQETQQTPSAEPQPADNSGKTPETPAAAPPVPKRRTLHLVIDPTPSDQTAEAQVTLVKIAESSSHDDAPPALARVTSKEEGADSGSNDNGSQDSTKVMCDRAAADDPSSASTASEEEYFDCSPQKPAEPLADRGSVGSGRGHRLVDGVNMMARLSQSMLDLREPHSQTEDGAALIRQSQQLRRQDHGEPHKRLGQMFPLSRSPGRDRRLRGTKVVIAKPGSFHRPQRASGPVIGGHRYWHGQMLQPAAGLTRAETRSSRSPRRHSPGYRKGANTSTPLQTVNPTGGLAPQSKLNSLRHLKVRGGTTQKKVSQNNNRASR